A window of the Lactuca sativa cultivar Salinas chromosome 7, Lsat_Salinas_v11, whole genome shotgun sequence genome harbors these coding sequences:
- the LOC111894611 gene encoding ethylene-responsive transcription factor CRF4 — MEPQFRGSSPKFRVKRTITTKQQSVTDSPKVVTISMTDWDATDFSSDEENSQLGRRNIKRYVSVINFEENCCGKILKENGGDVCKKKQSRRKKEPAATAGVEAGRGSGNERRFRGVRQRPWGRWSAEIRDPVRRARVWLGTYDTAEEAALVYDRRAIELRGSQALTNLLQPPPPETPEITPVSIPEQYSGNESPDLSSPTSVLRFDKTEDASENQLEPKQTDEALVSNPFSNEYLNYDSNFQDDIFDFRIPSPIILEEVNFPEKIGTESSEILSELDVDVKSWAWDVDSFFQDPHF; from the coding sequence ATGGAACCACAATTTCGGGGTTCTTCTCCCAAATTCAGAGTTAAGCGAACCATCACCACCAAGCAACAATCAGTGACGGATTCACCAAAAGTGGTAACGATTTCAATGACGGATTGGGATGCGACTGATTTTTCAAGTGATGAAGAAAACTCACAATTGGGTCGCAGGaatatcaaaaggtatgttagTGTGATTAACTTCGAAGAGAATTGTTGTGGTAAAATCTTGAAGGAAAATGGTGGTGATGTTTGTAAGAAGAAACAAAGTCGTCGGAAAAAGGAACCAGCGGCCACGGCGGGGGTTGAAGCTGGGAGAGGTTCGGGGAATGAACGGAGGTTTCGCGGAGTAAGACAGCGACCGTGGGGGAGGTGGTCAGCGGAGATTCGTGATCCGGTGAGGCGGGCGAGAGTTTGGTTGGGTACTTACGATACGGCGGAGGAGGCGGCGTTAGTTTATGATCGGAGAGCAATTGAATTACGTGGGTCACAAGCTTTGACGAATCTACTACAGCCACCGCCACCGGAAACACCGGAAATTACTCCGGTCTCGATCCCTGAACAATACTCCGGCAATGAGTCGCCTGATCTTTCCTCTCCAACCTCTGTTTTACGTTTTGACAAAACGGAAGATGCTTCTGAAAACCAGTTAGAACCGAAACAAACCGACGAAGCACTTGTCAGCAATCCGTTTTCCAATGAATATTTGAATTACGATTCAAATTTCCAAGATGATATCTTCGATTTTCGGATACCTTCTCCGATAATCCTTGAAGAAGTTAATTTTCCAGAGAAAATCGGAACGGAATCAAGCGAAATCTTGTCGGAATTGGACGTTGATGTGAAATCGTGGGCTTGGGATGTTGATAGTTTCTTCCAAGATCCTCACTTTTAG